Genomic segment of Anopheles cruzii unplaced genomic scaffold, idAnoCruzAS_RS32_06 scaffold03246_ctg1, whole genome shotgun sequence:
ACTAGCCATCAAGTGTGGCTAGTGTTCAAAATGGTTAATCTTAAGATTATCACCACCGGATTGGAATTCTTGTTGTACCCATTGTTTGTCTACATTGTTCTGTCTGTATTGGTGCCACTGTTTCTGTATGTGTTACCTTAATTCGATTCGGTTTACGTGCATTTAGTGAACCTGGCGTTCCAGATACCTAGCGAAAAATTTACAGACTAGAAGACGAGGCATTCGTTAGGTTTCATCGATCAACGCCAAGGTATCTGCCATGATTAGCAGTGACTATCgatgttttccatcaaactTAAAATCCATCCGAACGACAACAAGGTTACTGTCGATAGTGTTGCACAGTTTCGTCTTTCACATGATCTAAAATTTATAACTCTTATTGTGCTTGTGCCGTGTGGTCTATTAAATTGTGCTTAATTGCTCTATTAATTGTGATTTGGTTCGGTTGTTGGCTGGAGTAAGGTGTGAAGATATGCAATTGAAGCAACACGTAGCACATCCCATCGGTTGTGGCTCACTGTTATTACGTGTGCAACAATCACGGGAAACGGTCGTATACAATGGCAACGCTGGAAAGCTACTACAATCTGCAAAAGCATCTGATATTAACGTCGAAAATTGTAGGAGTCGAGGTCTGGACCGATCCCGCGAAGTTCAAACCAGCATCGTGTGCCGTGATCATTCAGCTGTTCTTTTATTTTGGCTGCAACACCTACACTGTGCTCAAATACCGAAATGACTTTATTTATGTGCTGAAGATCCTCATCACGCTTGGACCAGCGGTACAGGTAATGAGCAAACGGCAAAAGCAGCATATCTTGGTTGAAGAATACGATCACTGGTGATTTTAATTACAGCTTTTCATGAAGTTTCTCGTGTTTTTCTGGAAAATGGTTGACTTCAAAAGTTACGGCGAACTGATCGAGCGGCAAGTGTTGGAACCTTTCCAGAAAGGCACTCCTGAAGAGGTGGCCGTTCTAACGAAGACGGGTCGTCTGCTTTGGCGCATATTTCGTCTATTGTTGGTATTGTTAATAAGCACAGGAGTCGCCTTTTTGTTGTATCCTATGTTTATGTACATGACACAGGGTGAAACGGTGCCACTGTTTC
This window contains:
- the LOC128276960 gene encoding uncharacterized protein LOC128276960, which gives rise to MATLESYYNLQKHLILTSKIVGVEVWTDPAKFKPASCAVIIQLFFYFGCNTYTVLKYRNDFIYVLKILITLGPAVQLFMKFLVFFWKMVDFKSYGELIERQVLEPFQKGTPEEVAVLTKTGRLLWRIFRLLLVLLISTGVAFLLYPMFMYMTQGETVPLFLYELPYFDLHSAARYFLNLAFQFQLYVMGLLGSLLTDFVFVMYIMYAM